The following are encoded together in the Brassica napus cultivar Da-Ae chromosome A9, Da-Ae, whole genome shotgun sequence genome:
- the LOC106365404 gene encoding protein unc-13 homolog, which produces MVHHSRRESFSDMANSVVCPDTDLLWPFGKLDGLDRDEIRETAYEIFFAACRSSPGFGGRTALTFYSKHNGGDNQGDGAGGGGSGSGFGSLGRKEVVTTPTSRVKRALGLKMLKRSPSRRMSTTIGTALGAKSAPSSPGNGSIGGGGGGSSLHISQGAGFLTVPPSRPRRPLTSAEIMRQQMRVTEQGDTRLRKTLTRTLVGQTGRGAETIILPLELLRHVKTSEFGDVHEYQIWQRRQLKVLEAGLLLHPSIPLDKTNNFAMRLREIIRQSETKPIDTGKSSETMSTLCNAVVSLACRNANQDVCHWADGYPLNVHLYVALLQSIFDIRDETLVLDEIDELLELMKKTWSMLGITRPVHNLCFTWVLFHQYIVTSQMEPDLLGASHAMLAEVANDAKKSDREALYVKLLTSTLASMQGWTEKRLLSYHDYFQRGNVGLIENLLPLALSSSKIVGEDVTISQGNSQEKGDVKLVDSSGDRVDYYIRASIKNSFSKVIENMKTKTAVTEEGQEAAKMLLELAKETEELALRERECFSPILKRWYSVAAGVASVSLHQCYGSILMQYLAGRSTITKETVEVLQTAGKLEKVLVQMVVEESEECDDGGKGLVREMVPYEVDSIILRLLKQWTEEKLKAVHECLSRAKEAETWNPKSKSEPYAQSAGELMKLAKDAIDEFFEIPIGITEDLVHDLAEGLEQLFQEYTAFVASCGSKQSYIPTLPPLTRCNRDSKFVKLWKKATPCTASGEDLNNLSGGAPVIADGNHPRPSTSRGTQRLYIRLNTLHFLSTQLHSLNKALSLNPKVLPAARKRYRERTNSSSYFDFTQAGIETACQHVSEVAAYRLIFLDSYSVFYESLYTGDVANARIKPALRILKQNLTLMTAILADRAQALAMREVMKASFEVVLTVLLAGGHSRVFYRSDHELIEEDFESLKKVYCTCGEGLIPEEVVDREAETVEGVIQLMSQPTEQLMEDFSIVTCESSGMGLVGTGQKLPMPPTTGRWNRSDPNTILRVLCYRDDRVANQFLKKSFQLGKRR; this is translated from the exons ATGGTTCATCATTCCCGGAGGGAGTCCTTTTCCGACATGGCCAACTCTGTTGTTTGTCCCGACACTGATCTTCTCTGGCCGTTCGGGAAGCTTGACGGGCTTGATCGGGATGAGATTCGCGAGACCGCGTACGAGATCTTTTTCGCTGCGTGTAGATCGTCACCAGGGTTTGGAGGAAGAACTGCTCTCACGTTCTACTCCAAGCACAATGGTGGTGACAATCAAGGAGATGgagcaggaggaggaggatccgGGTCTGGATTCGGATCTTTAGGGAGGAAAGAAGTGGTGACAACACCAACAAGCCGAGTTAAAAGAGCCTTAGGGTTGAAAATGCTTAAAAGATCTCCTTCTAGGCGAATGTCGACAACAATAGGAACAGCCTTGGGAGCCAAGTCAGCTCCTTCCTCCCCTGGTAATGGAAGCataggaggtggtggtggtggttcttCCTTACACATTAGCCAAGGTGCTGGGTTCTTGACCGTCCCGCCTTCTCGGCCTAGACGACCGTTAACCTCTGCGGAAATCATGAGGCAGCAAATGAGGGTAACTGAACAAGGCGACACTCGGCTCAGGAAAACCCTAACGAGGACGCTTGTTGGCCAA aCTGGTAGGGGAGCAGAGACAATAATCCTTCCTTTAGAGCTTCTCCGCCACGTGAAGACATCAGAGTTTGGTGATGTACATGAGTATCAGATATGGCAAAGACGTCAGCTTAAAGTCCTTGAAGCTGGTCTTCTCCTTCACCCATCAATCCCTCTTGACAAAACCAACAACTTCGCCATGCGTCTTCGAGAAATCATCCGACAAAGCGAGACAAAACCCATAGACACAGGAAAATCCTCAGAGACAATGTCCACGCTTTGTAACGCTGTGGTTTCATTAGCCTGTCGCAACGCCAACCAGGACGTGTGTCATTGGGCTGATGGATACCCTCTTAACGTTCATCTTTACGTAGCGCTTTTGCAGTCTATTTTTGATATTCGTGATGAGACGTTGGTCCTTGATGAGATAGATGAGCTCTTGGAACTGATGAAGAAGACATGGTCGATGCTGGGAATCACACGGCCTGTACACAACTTGTGTTTCACTTGGGTTTTGTTCCATCAGTACATTGTGACTTCTCAGATGGAGCCGGACTTGCTTGGTGCCTCTCATGCTATGTTGGCTGAAGTTGCTAATGACGCCAAGAAGTCTGATCGTGAGGCTCTATACGTGAAGCTTTTGACCTCAACATTGGCTTCCATGCAAGGATGGACTGAGAAAAG GTTGTTGAGCTATCATGACTATTTTCAAAGAGGGAACGTTGGATTGATAGAGAATCTTCTACCATTAGCATTGTCTTCGTCAAAGATTGTAGGGGAAGACGTGACGATCTCTCAAGGGAATAGTCAAGAGAAAGGCGACGTGAAACTGGTGGATTCTTCAGGGGATCGAGTAGATTACTATATAAGAGCATCTATTAAAAACTCTTTCTCAAAG GTAATAGAGAACATGAAGACCAAAACTGCAGTAACAGAGGAAGGACAAGAAGCAGCAAAGATGTTACTTGAGCTAGCTAAAGAGACAGAGGAGCTTGCTCTGCGTGAGCGAGAGTGTTTTAGCCCTATACTTAAAAGATGGTATTCAGTTGCAGCTGGTGTTGCCTCTGTTTCGCTACACCAGTGTTACGGTTCGATCTTGATGCAGTACTTAGCTGGTCGGTCCACTATCACTAAAGAGACTGTTGAAGTTCTGCAAACGGCCGGGAAGCTTGAGAAGGTTCTTGTACAGAtggtggttgaagaatcagagGAGTGTGATGATGGAGGCAAAGGGCTTGTTAGAGAGATGGTTCCTTATGAAGTTGACTCGATTATACTACGCCTATTAAAGCAATGGACTGAAGAGAAGTTGAAAGCAGTTCATGAATGCTTGAGTAGAGCAAAGGAAGCTGAG ACAtggaaccctaaatctaaatcaGAACCATATGCACAATCTGCTGGAGAGTTGATGAAGCTAGCTAAGGATGCCATCGATGAGTTCTTTGAGATCCCTATTGGTATTACAGAGGATCTTGTTCATGATCTTGCTGAAGGGTTGGAACAACTATTCCAAGAATATACAGCCTTTGTTGCATCTTGTG GTTCAAAACAGAGTTACATTCCTACACTTCCTCCACTCACAAGATGCAACAGAGACTCAAAGTTCGTAAAGCTTTGGAAGAAAGCTACACCGTGCACTGCCTCCGGCGAAGATCTTAACAACCTCAGCGGCGGCGCACCAGTTATCGCCGACGGCAACCACCCGCGCCCCTCCACGAGCCGAGGGACGCAACGACTCTACATTCGTCTCAACACTTTACACTTCCTAAGCACTCAACTTCACTCCCTCAACAAAGCCCtctctctaaaccctaaagtccTCCCCGCTGCGCGTAAACGCTACCGCGAAAGGACAAACTCATCCTCTTACTTCGACTTCACGCAAGCGGGGATCGAAACCGCGTGCCAGCATGTCTCCGAGGTTGCAGCTTACAGGCTAATCTTCCTAGATTCGTACTCAGTGTTCTACGAGAGTCTCTACACGGGAGACGTCGCTAACGCGAGGATCAAACCCGCGTTACGGATCTTGAAACAGAACCTAACGTTAATGACAGCGATTCTCGCGGACCGAGCGCAAGCGTTAGCAATGAGAGAGGTCATGAAGGCTTCTTTCGAAGTGGTGTTAACGGTTTTGCTAGCGGGAGGACATTCACGAGTTTTCTATCGAAGCGACCACGAGCTTATCGAGGAGGACTTCGAGAGTTTGAAGAAGGTTTATTGCACTTGCGGCGAAGGGTTGATCCCCGAAGAGGTGGTTGATAGGGAGGCGGAGACGGTGGAAGGAGTTATACAGTTGATGAGTCAACCAACG